From a single Brassica rapa cultivar Chiifu-401-42 chromosome A01, CAAS_Brap_v3.01, whole genome shotgun sequence genomic region:
- the LOC103830275 gene encoding membralin-like protein At1g60995: MDPEQTFIRVQERFSQILNPRIRALLEYTFLFVAITLFSILVVMHANYVQQPGCSSELTGVELSEAELLQIKITSAGLWSRTDESTAAHVPQVEASADNLEQVSKNDQESCPSEENADDTFVKIDKEEPRSSFSVSAKETVRAAILRFPKKFYRRISFVLQHTARFLSGVRKIWNVIAIPLNLNLPKLFHVLYMDKVNYYAVQWLERRTQEFEPTYLYTMEKGYFLLPDEAKSRHNIRTANVSISARHPCFGNRWQQLTINRVVGYDTIIMNSLQNSAGQGYMYNFQTREFYNLSYSQELSEGSSQFGDYLVTKCGVLMMSLFVFFTTTMSVSFTLRETQTRMLKFTVQLQHHAQHRLPTFQLIFVHVIESLVFVPIMIGILFFLFEFYDDQLLAFMVLVLVWLCELFTLISVRTPISMKFFPRFFLLYFLVFHIYFFSYAYGFSYLALMTTAAFMQHLILYFWNRFEVPALERFLQSRQSHLHQHPDFHITSSTILASTLHITRLNRTTRNQAPSGPNNPTPNQNTESRSPAAVADAGDENQMQNQPQEVNTANAIPVEPNPHAGAMSSFSSMLLRILGGASSEGFNSFLSMFRDVRDEDEAQVFADTSPPNPHHDTLLVD, encoded by the exons ATGGATCCGGAGCAGACGTTTATAAGGGTTCAGGAGAGGTTTTCACAGATCTTAAATCCAAGGATTAGGGCTTTGTTAGAGTATACGTTCCTCTTCGTCGCCATCACTTTGTTCTCCATCCTTGTCGTTATGCACGCCAACTATGTTCAGCAG CCTGGTTGTTCAAGTGAGCTGACTGGAGTAGAGTTATCTGAAGCAGAGCTTTTACAAATCAAG ATAACAAGCGCGGGGTTGTGGTCACGTACTGATGAAAGTACCGCTGCTCATGTTCCTCAAGTTGAAGCTTCAGCTGACAACTTAGAACAAGTCTCAAAGAATGATCAAG AAAGCTGTCCTAGTGAAGAGAATGCTGATGATACATTTGTCAAAATTGACAAGGAAGAGCCCCGGAGTAGTTTCTCCGTGTCTGCAAAAGAGACTGTCAGAGCAGCTATTCTTCGCTTTCCCAAAAAGTTTTATAGGCGCATATCTTTCGTTTTGCAGCATACAGCACGGTTCCTCAGTGGTGTTAGAAAAATATGG AACGTTATTGCCATACCGCTGAATCTTAATTTGCCCAAATTGTTTCATGTGCTGTATATGGATAAGGTCAACTACTATGCAG TTCAATGGCTTGAGAGAAGAACTCAAGAGTTTGAGCCAACATATCTATATACTATGGAAAAG GGTTACTTTTTGCTGCCTGATGAAGCAAAGTCACGGCATAACATTCGCACTGCAAATGTAAGCATATCAGCACGGCATCCCTGCTTTGGCAACAG GTGGCAGCAACTTACTATAAACAGAGTTGTAGGATATGATACAATTATAATGAATAGCTTGCAGAACTCTGCTGGTCAAG GTTACATGTACAACTTTCAGACAAGAGAGTTTTACAATCTTAGTTACTCCCAAGAGCTTTCTGAAGGTTCTTCGCAATTTGGAG ATTACTTGGTGACAAAATGTGGTGTCCTTATGATGTCTCTGTTTGTGTTTTTCACAACCACAATGTCTGTGTCATTCACTTTGCGAGAGACACAAACTCGCATGTTGAAGTTCACAG TGCAGCTTCAACACCATGCTCAGCATCGGTTACCAACGTTTCAGTTGATCTTTGTGCACGTGATTGAATCCCTCGTCTTTGTCCCG ATAATGATTGGGATTCTCTTCTTCCTGTTTGAGTTTTACGACGATCAGCTATTAGCTTTCATGGTCCTAGTTCTTGTCTGGCTATGCGAATTATTCACCCTGATAAG TGTTAGGACACCAATATCGATGAAGTTCTTCCCGCGTTTCTTTTTGCTCTACTTCTTGGTGTTCCACATTTATTTCTTCTCGTATGCATATG GTTTTTCTTATCTAGCGCTAATGACAACCGCTGCATTCATGCAACACTTGATTTTGTATTTCTGGAACCGTTTTGAG GTACCGGCACTTGAGAGGTTCCTTCAAAGCCGACAGTCGCATCTTCACCAACATCCAGACTTCCACATCACTTCCTCAACAATCCTAGCGTCAACTCTTCACATCACAAGGCTGAACAGAACAACAAGAAACCAAGCTCCGTCTGGTCCAAACAACCCAACCCCAAACCAAAACACTGAATCAAGATCTCCAGCAGCAGTAGCGGATGCAGGAGACGAgaatcaaatgcaaaatcaACCGCAAGAAGTGAACACAGCAAACGCCATTCCTGTAGAGCCTAATCCGCACGCAGGCGCTATGAGCTCGTTCAGCTCGATGTTACTACGGATTTTAGGCGGTGCTTCCTCAGAAGGATTTAACTCGTTTCTCTCGATGTTTAGGGATGTGAGAGATGAAGATGAAGCTCAAGTGTTCGCAGATACTTCCCCTCCGAACCCTCATCATGATACTCTTTTAGTGGACTAA